Below is a window of Deltaproteobacteria bacterium DNA.
CCGCTAACCTGCTTCACATAGGCCGCAACACCTTCGTTGCCCTTGCCGCCGACTCCCACAGGCCACTGAACCGCCTTGGATGTCCCGACGGCCTTGTGCCAATCAGGGGAAACCTTGTCGAGGTAGTTGGTGAAGATCCATGTGGTCCCCGACCCATCGGCACGGTGGACAACTGTGATCATCTTTCCGGGAAGCTTCAGACCAGGGTTCACCTTCTCAATGGCGGGATCATCCCATTGTACGATCCTGCCGAGGAAGATGCCGGACAGCAGTTCGGGGGTCAGCCGAAGTTTGCCGGCCTGGATCCCCCGGATATTGACTACAGGCGCAACGCCGCCCATGATCAAAGGGAACTGAATCAGTCCGGCCTTGTCGAGTTCGGCAGGCTTCAAGGGGGCGTCCGATGCCCCGAAATCCACCGTCCTGGCCTTTATCTGGCGGATCCCTCCTCCAGAACCGATGGACTGGTAGTTGACCCTCACCTTATTGAGCTTTTCGTACCTGTAGGCCCACTGAGCATAGACCGGGAAGGGGAAACTTGCACCCGCACCGTTGATGGTCAAGGGGCCGGCCATAGCAGGTGGTGACAGCCACGAAATTGACGCCAGAGCTATTGCCAGAATGGCGAACTTTAAACGAATCATATTCTTTCTCATCATTTTCTTCCTCCTGGAATGGGTTGTTGGATCATAATTCACATTCATCATGGTGGAAGAATAGGGGGCTTATGTTAATTACGCGTTAAGAGAAGATTATTTTTTTGTTAGGGTAAAAAGGGAATCAGTGTACAGGACCTGGGATATGGGGTCAAAGATGGGCGCATTGATGACTTTTTGCGAAGTCATCAAGTTTCCAGCTTCTATTCCAGGGCAGGCAGGGTAATAGTAAAGGTGCTGCCTATCCCGGGGGTGCTGATCACTTTGACATCGCCTCCGTGAGCCTGGGCTATATGTTTGACGATGGCGAGACCGAGACCCGTTCCCCCGAGGCTGCGGCTGCGGGCCTGATCCACCCTGTAGAACCGCTCGAAGATCCTCGACAGGTGTGTCTTTTCGATACCACAGCCCTGATCTCGGACCGAGATCAGGATCTTCGACTCCACCCTTAAAGCCGAAACTTCGACCTCGCTTCCCTCCGCGCTGTACATGATCCCGTTTT
It encodes the following:
- the pstS gene encoding phosphate ABC transporter substrate-binding protein PstS, whose product is MIRLKFAILAIALASISWLSPPAMAGPLTINGAGASFPFPVYAQWAYRYEKLNKVRVNYQSIGSGGGIRQIKARTVDFGASDAPLKPAELDKAGLIQFPLIMGGVAPVVNIRGIQAGKLRLTPELLSGIFLGRIVQWDDPAIEKVNPGLKLPGKMITVVHRADGSGTTWIFTNYLDKVSPDWHKAVGTSKAVQWPVGVGGKGNEGVAAYVKQVSGSIGYVEYAYALQNKLTYVLLKNQAGNFVAPTSESFQAAAANADWKNSPGFYVVLTNQPGDGSWPITGASFILIYREQTKPVLAKEVLSFFDWCYKHGAELATKLDYVPMPESVFKLVEETWRTEISADGKPVWP